The following coding sequences are from one Deinococcus aerophilus window:
- the mutL gene encoding DNA mismatch repair endonuclease MutL: MIRVLPPQVARLIAAGEVVSRPLDVVRELLENALDAGASRIEVEVEGGGLDGIRVRDNGGGIAADSVALAAVRHATSKLELEVASVEHVTTLGFRGEALWAAAQAGELHLITRPAAQVGACVVQAHGEDVQVSRTSAPAGTTVTVRHLFARLPARLRTQAPATTEVREITALFGRYVLHHPGLHWRLTVDGEPRLTHAPADHRGAVASVYGPLSANRVLRVEAQGNVTVRGVVSRPELTRARRDRMHFSVNGRPILAPPELERAVIEGYAELLPGGSAPLCVLDLSVPPGDHNPNVHPAKSVVALADLAGVAARVREAVAAALAQHPLARAAPALSAPTLPSQAPTHDSFPRLTLVGIYQELYLLAQGEGDLWVVDAHAAHERALYERLTRELTDAPPTELPEPELLHLTPEQLAALHERAAELHGWGLILEDFGAGLARLRTLPAALAALSVPRLHEQIVEAALGQGPDPRREVLARLACAPALKAGMIDHARGAAVLDALMACDHPWACPHGRPTTLRLSERDLAHAFGRRGVRDVARGRDAEPQPQGERPV; the protein is encoded by the coding sequence ATGATCCGCGTTCTTCCCCCCCAGGTGGCCCGCCTGATCGCGGCGGGCGAGGTCGTGTCACGGCCGCTGGACGTGGTGCGTGAACTGCTGGAGAACGCGCTGGATGCCGGAGCCAGCCGCATTGAGGTGGAGGTCGAGGGCGGCGGCCTGGACGGCATCAGGGTGCGTGACAATGGCGGCGGCATCGCTGCGGACAGTGTGGCCCTGGCGGCCGTTCGGCACGCGACGAGCAAGCTGGAACTCGAAGTGGCGTCGGTCGAGCATGTCACCACCCTGGGCTTCCGGGGCGAGGCGCTGTGGGCGGCGGCCCAGGCCGGGGAGCTGCACCTGATCACCCGCCCCGCCGCGCAGGTGGGCGCGTGCGTGGTGCAGGCGCATGGCGAGGACGTGCAGGTCTCGCGCACCTCCGCCCCGGCCGGCACCACCGTGACGGTGCGCCATCTGTTTGCCCGGTTGCCCGCCCGCCTGCGCACCCAGGCGCCGGCGACCACCGAGGTGCGCGAGATCACGGCCCTGTTCGGACGGTACGTGCTGCACCATCCGGGGCTGCACTGGCGCCTGACCGTGGACGGTGAGCCGCGGCTCACGCACGCCCCCGCCGATCACCGGGGCGCGGTGGCGAGCGTCTACGGGCCGCTGAGTGCCAACCGGGTGCTGCGGGTCGAGGCCCAGGGCAACGTCACCGTGCGCGGCGTGGTCTCGCGCCCCGAGCTGACCCGCGCCCGGCGCGACCGCATGCACTTCAGCGTCAATGGCCGGCCCATCCTCGCGCCGCCTGAGCTGGAACGGGCCGTGATCGAGGGCTACGCCGAGTTGCTGCCGGGCGGCAGCGCCCCGCTGTGCGTGCTGGACCTGAGCGTGCCGCCCGGCGATCACAACCCCAATGTCCACCCGGCCAAATCGGTGGTTGCCCTGGCTGATCTGGCCGGCGTGGCCGCCCGCGTGCGTGAGGCGGTGGCCGCCGCCCTGGCCCAGCATCCGCTCGCCCGCGCCGCGCCCGCGCTGAGCGCGCCCACCCTGCCCTCACAGGCACCCACCCACGACTCGTTTCCCCGGCTGACGCTGGTGGGCATCTATCAGGAGCTGTACCTGCTTGCTCAGGGCGAGGGGGACCTGTGGGTGGTGGACGCCCACGCCGCCCACGAACGCGCCCTGTACGAGCGCTTGACCCGCGAGCTGACGGACGCTCCACCCACCGAGCTGCCCGAGCCGGAGCTGCTGCACCTGACCCCGGAACAGCTTGCCGCCCTGCATGAGCGTGCCGCCGAGCTGCACGGCTGGGGGCTGATCCTGGAGGACTTTGGCGCGGGACTGGCCCGGCTGCGGACCCTGCCCGCTGCGCTGGCCGCCCTGAGCGTGCCCCGGCTGCACGAACAGATCGTGGAGGCCGCGCTGGGCCAGGGCCCGGACCCGCGCCGCGAGGTGCTTGCGCGGCTGGCGTGCGCCCCCGCACTCAAGGCAGGCATGATTGACCACGCGCGCGGCGCGGCGGTTCTGGATGCCCTGATGGCCTGCGACCACCCCTGGGCCTGCCCGCACGGGCGGCCCACCACCCTGCGCCTGTCGGAGCGCGATCTGGCCCACGCCTTCGGGCGGCGCGGCGTGCGCGACGTGGCCCGGGGGCGAGACGCCGAGCCACAGCCGCAGGGGGAGCGGCCGGTTTAA
- a CDS encoding FAD-binding oxidoreductase, translated as MTTQLPRPDTLSPAALAALQARFGEQLSTAQAVLDAHGRDESRQESALPHAVLFALSEADVVDALRLAGEYRFPVVPFAVGSSLEGQVVPVRGGLSLDVSGMNAVLDVQPGGFQATVQPGVTYPELNRQLRARGLFFPVDPGAEASLGGMASTNASGTAAVRYGTTRDNVLELRVALASGEVIRVGSKARKTSAGYDLKHLFIGAEGTLGVITELTVKLWPLPAHLVVLRAHFESVGAAAECAVGIMGAALQPERLELIDEHQIHAVNVHKGTDFPEAPTLWIELASPSRTALDEALQLCRELVTDAGGQGLHAAHSAEERARLWEARHHAYYALTALHPGHVNLTTDLCAPLHHLPALVDFTRREADRAGLHASLVGHVGDGNFHVLLHAPPDDTATWEKIRAVYDAMITETLARGGTCSGEHGVGLHKRAYLAREHADTLDLMRGLKQLLDPRGLLNPGKILP; from the coding sequence ATGACGACCCAACTCCCGCGCCCCGATACCCTCTCCCCCGCCGCCCTGGCCGCGCTGCAGGCCCGCTTTGGCGAACAGCTGAGCACGGCCCAGGCGGTGCTGGACGCCCACGGACGCGATGAGAGCCGTCAGGAATCTGCCCTGCCCCACGCGGTTCTGTTTGCGCTCAGCGAGGCGGACGTGGTGGACGCGCTGCGGCTGGCGGGTGAATACCGTTTTCCGGTGGTGCCCTTCGCGGTGGGCAGCAGCCTGGAAGGACAGGTGGTCCCGGTGCGTGGCGGCCTCTCGCTGGACGTCTCCGGCATGAACGCGGTGCTGGACGTGCAGCCGGGCGGCTTCCAGGCCACCGTGCAGCCGGGCGTGACCTACCCGGAACTGAACCGGCAACTGCGCGCACGCGGGCTGTTCTTTCCGGTGGACCCCGGCGCGGAGGCCAGTCTGGGCGGCATGGCCTCCACCAATGCCAGCGGCACGGCCGCCGTGCGCTACGGCACCACCCGGGACAATGTGCTGGAACTGCGGGTGGCCCTGGCCAGCGGCGAGGTGATCCGGGTGGGCAGCAAGGCCCGCAAGACGAGCGCCGGCTACGACCTGAAACACCTGTTCATCGGTGCGGAGGGCACCCTGGGCGTGATCACCGAGCTGACGGTGAAGCTATGGCCGCTGCCGGCCCATCTGGTGGTGCTGCGCGCCCATTTTGAGAGTGTGGGCGCCGCCGCCGAATGTGCGGTGGGCATCATGGGCGCGGCGCTGCAGCCAGAACGCCTGGAACTCATTGACGAACATCAGATCCACGCCGTCAACGTCCACAAGGGCACCGACTTTCCCGAGGCCCCAACACTATGGATCGAGCTGGCGTCGCCCAGCCGGACGGCGCTGGACGAGGCCCTGCAGCTGTGCCGCGAACTCGTCACAGACGCTGGAGGGCAGGGCCTGCACGCCGCCCACAGCGCCGAGGAACGTGCCCGGCTGTGGGAAGCCCGGCACCACGCGTATTACGCGCTGACCGCGCTGCACCCCGGCCACGTCAACCTGACCACCGACCTGTGCGCGCCGCTGCACCACCTGCCCGCGCTGGTGGACTTCACCCGGCGCGAGGCCGACCGCGCGGGGCTGCACGCCAGCCTCGTGGGACACGTAGGAGACGGCAATTTTCATGTGCTGTTGCACGCCCCGCCGGACGACACGGCCACCTGGGAAAAAATCCGGGCCGTGTACGACGCCATGATCACCGAGACGCTGGCCCGGGGCGGCACCTGCAGCGGCGAACACGGCGTCGGGCTGCACAAGCGCGCCTATCTGGCCCGCGAGCACGCCGACACGCTGGACCTGATGCGCGGCCTGAAACAGCTGCTGGACCCCCGCGGCCTGCTCAATCCCGGCAAAATCCTGCCGTAG
- the mutS gene encoding DNA mismatch repair protein MutS, whose translation MRAAQSVLKGTGHGALPPMLEQYVQMRDEVAAQLPHAILLFQVGDFYETFGEDAERTARLLRIALTHKSSRDFSTPMAGIPLRTLDSNVERLLAAGVCVAVADQMEEPGSGLVERKVTQLLTPGTVTEERHLSPDENYLAAVATGDGYALSLLDVSTGEFRCAAFHTRSALYDELARWRAREVLLAPELSGNAALLSDFQTRFPVMLSPANFDEAGCGEELRAVLGELPPHLNSAALVRACGAVLGYARVTQQGRLDMVRRAVRFEPGAHMRLPEAAVRALELFVAQAPGGVTLMDVLAQTRTAGGRRRLRAWLRAPLLDELSIRARLDSVETLTRAADLRGAVRALLYRAHDLERLSARVAVKRATPREVASLARTLELLPEAVRLLGGLDGLLGGVRARLDGLPEVVTRIRAALVDDPPIRAGDGGLIRDGFHAGLDELRSGAVGHRAWLAELEASERVRTGIGNLKVGFNNVFGYFLEVTGPHLSKVPADYRQIATLKDRARFTRPDLREREREIARLEAAAGRLELEVFTELRDGLSAHAEALSEAAGALAELDVLSALAELAVECSWTRPQTVEGGARLIQARHPVVEGAAGGRFVPNDAVLDRSRSTLLLTGPNMAGKSTYLRTVALCALLHQIGSFVPADHADLPVYDAIHTRIGASDDLAGGRSTFMVEMSELAAILHGATARSLVILDEVGRGTSTLDGLAIAQAALEHLHGTGAHTLFATHYFELTRLEGEYPGLINLHVAAEEDAQAHDGRGGLTFYHQVIPGAARQSYGVEVARLAGLPAPVTARAARLLSALNTGSDHGRLVRELAALDLGRLTPMQALELLHGWQRNLLGTPEVKG comes from the coding sequence ATGCGGGCCGCGCAGAGTGTATTGAAGGGAACGGGCCACGGGGCGCTGCCGCCGATGCTCGAGCAGTATGTGCAGATGCGCGATGAGGTGGCGGCGCAGTTGCCACACGCCATCCTGCTGTTTCAGGTGGGTGACTTCTACGAGACGTTTGGTGAGGATGCCGAGCGCACCGCGCGGCTGCTGCGCATTGCCCTGACGCACAAGAGCAGCCGGGACTTCAGCACCCCGATGGCCGGGATTCCGCTGCGCACGCTGGACAGCAACGTCGAGCGGCTGCTCGCGGCGGGCGTGTGCGTGGCCGTGGCCGACCAGATGGAGGAACCGGGCAGCGGTCTGGTCGAGCGCAAGGTCACGCAACTGCTGACCCCCGGCACTGTCACCGAGGAGCGGCACCTCAGCCCCGACGAGAACTATCTGGCGGCGGTCGCCACCGGCGACGGTTACGCGCTGTCGCTGCTCGACGTGAGCACCGGCGAGTTCCGCTGCGCCGCGTTCCACACCCGCTCGGCGCTGTACGACGAACTGGCGCGCTGGCGGGCGCGCGAGGTGCTGCTGGCCCCCGAGCTTTCGGGCAACGCCGCGCTGCTCTCGGATTTCCAGACCCGCTTTCCGGTGATGCTCTCGCCCGCCAACTTTGACGAGGCGGGCTGCGGGGAGGAACTGCGTGCCGTGCTGGGCGAGCTGCCGCCCCACCTGAACTCGGCAGCCCTGGTCCGGGCCTGCGGGGCCGTATTGGGCTACGCACGGGTCACGCAACAGGGGCGGCTGGACATGGTGCGCCGCGCCGTACGCTTCGAACCGGGCGCGCACATGCGCCTGCCCGAGGCGGCGGTGCGGGCGCTGGAACTGTTTGTGGCGCAGGCTCCGGGCGGCGTGACCCTCATGGACGTCCTCGCCCAGACCCGCACGGCGGGCGGACGGCGGCGGCTGCGGGCGTGGTTGCGCGCCCCGCTGCTCGACGAGCTGAGCATCCGCGCCCGGCTGGACAGCGTGGAAACCCTGACCCGCGCCGCCGACCTGCGCGGCGCGGTGCGGGCGCTGCTGTACCGCGCCCATGACCTCGAGCGCCTCTCGGCGCGGGTCGCTGTGAAGCGCGCCACCCCACGCGAGGTGGCCTCGCTGGCCCGCACGCTGGAACTGCTGCCCGAGGCGGTGCGGCTGCTCGGCGGACTGGACGGCCTGCTCGGCGGCGTGCGCGCCCGCCTGGACGGCCTGCCGGAGGTCGTGACCCGCATCCGCGCCGCGCTGGTCGACGATCCACCCATCCGCGCCGGTGACGGCGGACTGATCCGCGACGGCTTTCACGCAGGACTCGATGAGCTGAGAAGCGGGGCCGTGGGCCACCGGGCGTGGCTCGCCGAGCTGGAAGCCAGCGAACGGGTCCGCACCGGCATCGGCAACCTGAAGGTGGGCTTCAACAACGTGTTTGGCTACTTTCTGGAGGTCACCGGACCACACCTCTCCAAGGTGCCCGCCGACTACCGCCAGATTGCCACCCTCAAGGACCGTGCCCGCTTTACCCGCCCCGACCTGCGCGAGCGCGAGCGCGAGATCGCCCGGCTGGAGGCGGCGGCAGGACGGCTGGAACTGGAGGTCTTTACCGAACTGCGCGACGGCCTGAGCGCCCACGCCGAAGCCCTGTCCGAGGCGGCGGGCGCGCTGGCCGAGCTGGACGTACTCTCGGCGCTGGCCGAACTCGCCGTGGAATGCAGCTGGACCCGTCCGCAGACGGTGGAGGGAGGAGCCCGACTGATCCAGGCGCGGCATCCGGTGGTGGAGGGCGCCGCCGGCGGGCGCTTCGTGCCCAACGACGCGGTGCTGGACCGCTCGCGCTCCACGCTGCTGCTCACGGGGCCGAACATGGCGGGCAAATCCACCTACCTGCGCACCGTGGCGCTGTGTGCGCTGCTGCACCAGATCGGCTCCTTCGTGCCCGCCGACCACGCCGACCTGCCGGTCTACGACGCCATCCACACCCGCATCGGGGCCAGCGACGACCTCGCGGGGGGGCGCAGCACCTTCATGGTCGAGATGTCCGAACTCGCCGCCATCCTGCACGGCGCGACCGCCCGCAGCCTGGTCATTCTGGATGAGGTGGGGCGCGGCACCTCCACCCTGGACGGCCTCGCCATCGCGCAGGCCGCGCTGGAGCATCTGCACGGCACCGGCGCCCACACGCTGTTCGCCACGCATTATTTCGAGCTGACCCGGCTGGAGGGCGAGTACCCCGGCCTGATCAACCTGCATGTCGCCGCCGAGGAGGATGCCCAGGCCCACGACGGGCGCGGCGGCCTGACCTTCTACCATCAGGTGATTCCCGGCGCGGCCCGCCAGAGCTATGGCGTGGAAGTGGCCCGGCTGGCCGGTCTGCCCGCCCCCGTGACCGCCCGCGCCGCCCGGTTGCTGAGCGCCCTGAACACCGGCAGCGACCACGGCCGGCTGGTGCGCGAGCTCGCCGCCCTGGACCTGGGCCGCCTGACCCCCATGCAGGCGCTGGAATTGCTGCACGGCTGGCAGCGCAATCTGCTGGGAACACCGGAGGTCAAGGGGTAA
- a CDS encoding 4a-hydroxytetrahydrobiopterin dehydratase, with protein MAYDPRMGYDPDRLLSDGDVSMLKPEGWWGDDGQLFREFTFDSYQAGVDFAVAVAALAEKRGHHPDIHIFYKRVRLNFFTHDAGGITGADIEGARAVNELAGRGTAEGGEG; from the coding sequence ATGGCCTACGATCCGCGTATGGGATATGACCCCGACCGCCTGCTCAGCGACGGCGACGTCAGCATGCTCAAGCCCGAGGGCTGGTGGGGCGACGACGGGCAGCTGTTCCGCGAATTCACCTTTGACAGCTATCAGGCCGGGGTGGACTTTGCCGTGGCCGTGGCCGCGCTTGCCGAGAAGCGCGGGCATCATCCCGACATCCATATCTTTTACAAACGGGTGCGCCTCAACTTCTTCACGCACGACGCCGGGGGCATCACCGGAGCCGACATCGAGGGAGCGCGGGCCGTGAACGAACTGGCCGGGCGCGGGACGGCGGAGGGCGGGGAGGGTTGA
- a CDS encoding acyl-CoA thioesterase, translated as MKLSIPDADVLWSDLPAERRHERVLTVEPEHLDEMHHVNNTVYLVWCEQTARAHAGRLDMGTDALRTLGALPVARQHVITYHRPALRGDRVRVRTALTLHAGLRSVRAYALDRVNDGDAPEGVRLAECQTEWIWVDPVSGRPKRAPAEVARRFGFGGER; from the coding sequence TTGAAGCTCAGCATTCCCGACGCGGATGTCCTGTGGAGCGATCTGCCCGCCGAGCGGCGTCATGAGCGCGTGCTGACGGTGGAACCGGAGCATCTGGACGAGATGCACCACGTGAACAACACGGTGTATCTGGTGTGGTGCGAGCAGACGGCCCGCGCCCACGCTGGTCGCCTGGACATGGGGACCGACGCCCTGCGGACCCTGGGAGCCCTGCCGGTGGCCCGGCAGCACGTCATCACCTACCACCGCCCGGCGCTGCGCGGCGACCGGGTGCGCGTCCGCACGGCGCTCACGCTGCACGCGGGCCTGCGCAGCGTCCGGGCCTACGCCCTCGACCGCGTGAACGACGGGGACGCCCCGGAGGGGGTGCGCCTCGCCGAATGCCAGACCGAATGGATCTGGGTCGATCCGGTCAGCGGCCGGCCCAAACGTGCGCCCGCCGAGGTGGCCCGCCGCTTCGGCTTCGGCGGGGAGCGCTGA